The Amycolatopsis sp. 195334CR genome includes a window with the following:
- a CDS encoding diguanylate cyclase encodes MPRPVLGYVLGVELAALAAVVFSLFRPEDWTEAALAAALIALGVTSAEVTRGVERMRRQFADAPHVNMTSVWTMAAALLVSPALAAAVTVALYLHLWWRSWREVSGMHAFRVVFSACVVILSCTAIALLITVLPGGGIPGFARPEGLFSIIAIIAVYWLVNSALVGMVICLSRGERSIRRLAGAWSENSLEIATLCVGVLVAGLALWRPWLVVLVLPPLYVLHRSVLVRQLEYAATTDHKTGLLNASSWHSLAATEFERARRSGTEISVLMVDLDHFKHVNDELGHLVGDQVLRAVADLMRGQVRRYDLCGRFGGEEFVVLLPETGVAGAAEVAERIRVAIRDHRMDEAAVGERAARLRLTVSIGAAACPQAGESVEDVLLAADNALFAAKSAGRDKVLSVGLP; translated from the coding sequence TTGCCGCGGCCCGTGCTCGGATATGTGCTCGGCGTGGAACTCGCCGCGCTGGCGGCGGTGGTGTTCTCCCTTTTCCGGCCGGAGGACTGGACCGAGGCGGCGCTCGCCGCGGCGCTGATCGCACTGGGCGTGACCTCGGCCGAGGTCACCCGCGGGGTCGAGCGCATGCGGCGCCAGTTCGCCGATGCGCCGCACGTGAACATGACCTCGGTCTGGACCATGGCCGCGGCGTTGCTGGTCTCACCGGCACTGGCCGCCGCGGTGACCGTGGCGCTCTATCTCCACCTGTGGTGGCGCAGTTGGCGCGAGGTCTCCGGAATGCACGCGTTCCGGGTGGTATTCAGCGCTTGTGTGGTGATCTTGTCGTGCACCGCGATCGCGTTATTGATCACCGTTTTACCGGGCGGTGGAATTCCCGGCTTCGCCCGGCCGGAAGGACTGTTCTCGATCATCGCGATCATCGCGGTTTACTGGCTGGTGAATTCCGCACTGGTGGGAATGGTCATCTGCCTGTCGCGCGGGGAGCGCTCGATCCGGCGGCTCGCCGGGGCGTGGAGCGAGAACAGCCTCGAAATCGCGACGCTCTGTGTCGGCGTGCTGGTGGCGGGGCTGGCGCTGTGGCGGCCGTGGCTGGTGGTGCTGGTGCTGCCGCCGTTGTACGTGCTGCACCGCAGCGTGCTGGTGCGGCAGCTGGAGTACGCGGCCACCACCGACCACAAGACCGGGCTGCTCAACGCGTCGAGCTGGCACAGCCTGGCCGCCACCGAGTTCGAGCGGGCGCGGCGGAGCGGGACCGAGATCAGCGTGCTGATGGTCGACCTCGACCACTTCAAGCACGTCAACGACGAACTCGGGCACCTGGTCGGGGACCAGGTGCTGCGCGCGGTCGCGGACCTGATGCGCGGCCAGGTCCGGCGCTACGACCTGTGCGGCCGGTTCGGCGGTGAGGAGTTCGTGGTCCTGCTGCCGGAGACGGGGGTGGCGGGCGCGGCGGAGGTCGCCGAGCGGATCCGGGTGGCCATCCGCGACCACCGGATGGACGAGGCGGCGGTCGGGGAGCGGGCCGCGCGCCTGCGGCTGACGGTGTCGATCGGCGCGGCGGCGTGCCCGCAGGCGGGGGAGTCGGTGGAGGACGTGCTGCTGGCCGCGGACAACGCGCTGTTCGCCGCGAAGAGCGCGGGCCGGGACAAGGTGCTGTCGGTCGGGCTGCCCTGA
- a CDS encoding helix-turn-helix domain-containing protein — MAEFDVSYQQRLNDAVAVIRGRWTIAVLATLALRETQYTDLLATINDNERRSAGDATRRPLSDRVLTDTLRRAREHDLIERRAGTGNFSSVWYRLTPKGRALLRAVRPLLEWAHEYSEEGGDAAALRKLNIGQPG, encoded by the coding sequence GTGGCGGAGTTCGACGTGTCCTACCAGCAGCGGCTCAACGACGCCGTCGCGGTCATCCGCGGCCGGTGGACCATCGCGGTGCTGGCCACCCTCGCCCTGCGCGAGACCCAGTACACCGACCTCCTCGCCACCATCAACGACAACGAACGCCGCTCCGCCGGCGACGCCACCCGCCGCCCGCTGTCCGACCGCGTGCTCACCGACACCCTGCGCCGCGCCCGCGAGCACGACCTGATCGAGCGCCGCGCGGGCACCGGCAACTTCAGCTCCGTCTGGTACCGGCTCACCCCGAAGGGCCGCGCCCTGCTGCGCGCGGTGCGGCCGCTGCTGGAGTGGGCGCACGAGTACAGCGAAGAGGGCGGCGACGCGGCCGCCCTGCGCAAGCTGAACATCGGTCAACCGGGCTGA
- a CDS encoding MarR family winged helix-turn-helix transcriptional regulator — MAEIDLGPNPLALERQVCFALSIASRSVIAIYRPLLEPHGLTHPQYLVMLALWDSSPRTVKDLGATLRHDSATLSPLLKRLESIGYLTRRRNAGNERELVVELTEAGRALRAEAEKIPYRVVEQLGMELGELEELHAVLTKVIAATRV; from the coding sequence GTGGCCGAGATCGACCTGGGACCGAACCCGCTCGCGCTGGAGCGGCAGGTCTGCTTCGCGCTGTCCATCGCGTCGAGATCGGTCATCGCGATCTACCGCCCGCTGCTCGAACCGCACGGGCTCACCCATCCCCAGTACCTGGTGATGCTGGCGCTGTGGGACAGCTCGCCGCGCACGGTCAAGGACCTCGGCGCCACCCTGCGGCACGACTCGGCCACGCTGTCGCCGCTGCTGAAGCGGCTGGAGAGCATCGGCTACCTGACCCGGCGGCGGAACGCCGGGAACGAGCGGGAGCTGGTGGTCGAGCTGACCGAGGCCGGGCGCGCGCTGCGGGCGGAGGCCGAGAAGATCCCGTACCGCGTGGTCGAGCAGCTGGGCATGGAGCTGGGCGAGCTGGAGGAGCTGCACGCGGTGCTGACGAAGGTCATCGCGGCGACCCGGGTTTAG
- a CDS encoding DUF5313 family protein, which produces MRNRPNPVLWLWYALGGRLPDRHREWVLHDVTAKTWILRHGARSTVLILPLVSVWLLLPGPLGLRLSLVLMAALVGYFYSFAYVEESGEHRLAKHGYPRGTGRQLRAEAKEAAEAEVTRRYLARYRD; this is translated from the coding sequence ATGCGGAACCGACCGAACCCGGTGCTCTGGCTCTGGTACGCGCTCGGCGGGCGGCTGCCCGACCGGCATCGCGAATGGGTGCTGCACGACGTCACCGCGAAGACCTGGATCCTGCGCCACGGCGCGCGCAGCACGGTGCTGATCCTGCCGCTGGTCTCGGTGTGGCTGCTCCTGCCTGGCCCGCTCGGCCTGCGGTTGTCGCTGGTGCTGATGGCCGCGCTGGTCGGCTACTTCTACTCCTTCGCCTACGTCGAGGAGAGCGGTGAACACCGGCTGGCCAAGCACGGCTACCCGCGCGGCACCGGCAGGCAACTCCGCGCGGAGGCCAAGGAAGCCGCCGAGGCCGAGGTCACGCGGCGCTATCTGGCGCGGTACCGCGACTGA
- a CDS encoding TetR/AcrR family transcriptional regulator has protein sequence MNEDRIESLPPGTALAWGYTPAPRRGPKPAYTVAQIVDAAIAQADAEGFDGLSMPAIAKRLGITANALYRYLRSKEELLVLAAEAGWGPPPEPLTGDWRTAVTTWAHAQLDRCRRHPWLIELPVRGGPTTPNMLRWLEVFLEAMADTGLAAEDVLGCVLLVDGWVRSTAALVRDVRESEQEALNEFLQPLLRERGYPRVAEVLSGADYGEEGMRDTDVEFGLNRILDGIEALIDQRRR, from the coding sequence GTGAACGAGGACCGGATCGAGTCGCTGCCCCCCGGCACCGCGCTGGCCTGGGGGTACACCCCGGCGCCCCGGCGCGGGCCGAAACCGGCCTACACCGTGGCGCAGATCGTCGACGCGGCGATCGCCCAGGCCGACGCCGAGGGCTTCGACGGCCTGTCCATGCCCGCGATCGCCAAACGCCTCGGCATCACCGCGAACGCGCTCTACCGGTACCTGCGCTCCAAGGAGGAACTGCTGGTGCTGGCCGCCGAAGCGGGCTGGGGCCCGCCGCCGGAGCCGCTGACCGGCGACTGGCGCACGGCGGTGACCACCTGGGCGCACGCCCAGCTCGACCGCTGCCGGCGGCACCCGTGGCTGATCGAACTGCCCGTGCGCGGCGGGCCGACCACGCCGAACATGTTGCGCTGGCTGGAGGTCTTCCTCGAGGCGATGGCCGATACCGGGCTGGCCGCCGAAGACGTGCTCGGCTGCGTCCTGCTGGTCGACGGCTGGGTCCGCAGCACGGCCGCGCTGGTGCGCGACGTGCGCGAGAGCGAGCAGGAGGCGCTGAACGAGTTCCTGCAGCCGTTGTTGCGCGAACGCGGTTACCCGCGGGTCGCGGAGGTGCTCAGTGGAGCCGACTACGGCGAAGAAGGCATGCGGGACACCGACGTCGAGTTCGGCCTGAACCGGATCCTGGACGGCATCGAAGCACTGATCGACCAGCGGCGCCGGTGA
- a CDS encoding carotenoid oxygenase family protein, which yields MTEPTRRNVLRGAAALAAGGVAATYTSGAAAHATTGAAAAERHPFLEGAFAPVREEVTAFDLPVTGRIPRELAGRYLRTGPNVLGLEDPRAHHWMLGEGMVHGVRLRDGRAEWYRNRWVRSSGVAAKLGEPYPWPVPAEDFAPNTHVISHHGRILALQESGPPPYELDGELNTLGPYDFGGSLDGAYTAHTKFDARADELHAVTYHPTWDHVRHLVVDRGGRVVRTHRIEVADNPMMHDFALTERYVVVFDVPVTFDPQPGKVVPYKWNLNHPARVGVMKRSGGPVRWFGVDPVFYSHTLNAYEHGSSVVVDLTTMPAPFEVSGKLGYGGPSASGPPVLERWTIDLARGSVRRRVLDDRPQEFPRVNESLVSRRHRYGYAASPGELLDVYLDKPANTFGNALIKHDFRGGRSEVHRFGPGAAASEAVFVPSAGSKAEDDGYALAYVHNPDRGASDLVILSAQDFTAKPLARVHLPKPVPLGFHGSWVAD from the coding sequence ATGACGGAACCCACCAGGCGCAACGTGCTCCGCGGCGCGGCCGCGCTGGCCGCGGGCGGGGTCGCGGCGACCTACACGAGCGGCGCGGCCGCGCACGCCACGACGGGGGCGGCCGCCGCCGAGCGCCACCCGTTCCTCGAAGGGGCCTTCGCGCCGGTGCGGGAGGAGGTGACCGCGTTCGACCTGCCGGTCACCGGCCGCATCCCGCGTGAGCTGGCCGGGCGCTACCTGCGCACCGGGCCGAACGTGCTCGGCCTGGAAGACCCGCGCGCCCACCACTGGATGCTCGGGGAGGGCATGGTGCACGGCGTCCGGCTGCGCGACGGCCGCGCCGAGTGGTACCGCAACCGCTGGGTGCGCTCGTCGGGCGTGGCGGCGAAACTCGGCGAGCCGTACCCGTGGCCGGTGCCCGCGGAGGACTTCGCGCCCAACACGCACGTGATCAGCCACCACGGCCGCATCCTCGCGCTGCAGGAGAGCGGCCCGCCGCCGTACGAACTGGACGGTGAGCTGAACACGCTGGGCCCGTACGACTTCGGCGGCTCGCTCGACGGCGCCTACACCGCGCACACCAAGTTCGACGCCCGTGCCGACGAACTGCACGCGGTGACCTACCACCCCACCTGGGACCACGTGCGGCACCTGGTGGTCGACCGCGGCGGCCGGGTGGTGCGGACGCACCGCATCGAGGTCGCCGACAACCCGATGATGCACGACTTCGCGCTGACCGAGCGGTACGTGGTGGTCTTCGACGTGCCGGTCACCTTCGACCCCCAACCGGGCAAGGTGGTGCCCTACAAGTGGAACCTCAACCACCCCGCCAGGGTCGGCGTGATGAAGCGCTCGGGCGGACCGGTCCGCTGGTTCGGCGTGGACCCGGTGTTCTACTCGCACACGCTCAACGCCTACGAGCACGGTTCCTCGGTGGTGGTCGACCTGACCACCATGCCGGCGCCGTTCGAGGTGTCCGGCAAGCTCGGTTACGGCGGCCCGTCGGCGTCCGGCCCGCCGGTGCTGGAGCGCTGGACGATCGACCTCGCGCGGGGTTCGGTGCGGCGGCGGGTGCTCGACGACCGGCCGCAGGAGTTCCCCAGGGTCAACGAAAGCCTGGTCTCGCGGCGGCACCGCTACGGGTACGCGGCCTCGCCGGGCGAGCTGCTCGACGTCTACCTGGACAAGCCCGCCAACACCTTCGGCAACGCGCTGATCAAGCACGACTTCCGGGGCGGCCGGTCCGAGGTGCACCGGTTCGGGCCCGGCGCGGCGGCCAGTGAGGCGGTTTTTGTGCCCTCGGCGGGGAGCAAGGCCGAGGACGACGGGTACGCGCTGGCCTACGTGCACAACCCCGACCGGGGCGCTTCGGACCTGGTGATCCTGTCGGCACAGGACTTCACCGCGAAACCGCTGGCGCGCGTCCACCTGCCGAAGCCGGTGCCGCTGGGCTTCCACGGCAGCTGGGTCGCGGACTGA
- a CDS encoding SRPBCC family protein — MEPSISRSVEIDAPAAAVWALVTDLPGMGRFSPENAGGRWVAPATGPAAGARFRGTNRNGEREWHTRVRVVACEPGRRFTFDVRTPFGVRVSRWSYELTPAGDGCVLTEHWYRVGNWFIRRVMGPRVTGRADRPGFNTHSIEHTLRAVKQHAESVTPAARPGPRTTP; from the coding sequence GTGGAGCCCAGCATTTCGCGCAGTGTCGAGATCGACGCCCCGGCGGCGGCCGTGTGGGCGCTGGTCACCGATCTGCCGGGAATGGGCCGGTTCAGCCCGGAGAACGCGGGCGGGCGCTGGGTGGCCCCGGCGACCGGCCCGGCGGCGGGTGCCCGGTTCCGCGGCACCAACCGCAACGGTGAGCGCGAGTGGCACACGCGGGTGCGGGTGGTCGCCTGCGAGCCGGGCCGCCGGTTCACCTTCGACGTGCGCACGCCGTTCGGGGTGCGGGTCTCGCGCTGGTCCTACGAACTCACCCCGGCCGGCGACGGCTGCGTGCTCACCGAGCACTGGTACCGCGTGGGCAACTGGTTCATCCGCCGCGTGATGGGCCCGAGGGTGACCGGCCGGGCCGACCGGCCCGGCTTCAACACCCATTCCATCGAGCACACGCTGCGCGCGGTCAAGCAGCACGCCGAGTCGGTCACCCCGGCAGCGAGGCCCGGCCCGCGAACCACTCCCTGA
- a CDS encoding aromatic acid/H+ symport family MFS transporter, whose protein sequence is MTAELSADSAVEHRRWVVPLAWTAVLLDGFDLVVLGTVLPVLLRDHVWDITPASAAAVSTAGLVGMTLGALAIGTVTDVIGRRKALIFAVALFSACTLLCALAPSMWVFGLLRFVAGLGLGGCLPTAIALVTEHARAGRAGSATTTLMTGYHVGAVLTALLGIWLIPLLGWRSMFVAGALPALVLVPLMVRFLPESAAFERTRPAETVAGLFRGGVLRSTLAFWVTSFMGLLLVYGLNTWLPEIMRQAGYPLGAALGLLLTLNLGGVAGLVVAGRVADRVGVRGSAIGWFAGAAVFLALLSVKLPGPALYVAVFLTGGFVFSAQVLVYAYVGRTYGDAFRATGLGWAAGIGRLGAISGPLVGGALLSAGIAYPWGFYAFAAVGVLGALAISAAAGARGQDAG, encoded by the coding sequence ATGACCGCTGAGCTGTCCGCCGACTCAGCCGTGGAGCACCGCCGGTGGGTGGTCCCGCTCGCCTGGACCGCCGTCCTGCTCGACGGCTTCGACCTGGTGGTGCTCGGCACCGTGCTGCCGGTCCTGCTGCGCGACCACGTCTGGGACATCACGCCGGCGTCGGCGGCCGCGGTGTCGACCGCGGGCCTGGTCGGCATGACGCTCGGCGCGCTGGCGATCGGCACCGTCACCGACGTGATCGGGCGGCGCAAGGCGCTGATCTTCGCGGTCGCGCTGTTCTCCGCGTGCACGCTGCTGTGCGCGCTCGCGCCGTCGATGTGGGTGTTCGGCCTGCTGCGCTTCGTCGCCGGCCTGGGCCTGGGCGGCTGCCTGCCCACGGCGATCGCGCTGGTCACCGAGCACGCCAGGGCGGGCCGCGCGGGCAGCGCCACCACCACCCTGATGACCGGCTACCACGTGGGCGCGGTGCTCACCGCGCTGCTGGGCATCTGGCTGATCCCGCTGCTGGGGTGGCGGTCGATGTTCGTGGCGGGCGCGCTGCCCGCGCTGGTGCTGGTACCGCTGATGGTCCGGTTCCTGCCGGAGTCCGCCGCCTTCGAGCGCACGCGGCCCGCCGAGACGGTCGCGGGCCTGTTCCGCGGCGGCGTGCTGCGGTCCACGCTGGCGTTCTGGGTGACCTCGTTCATGGGCCTGCTGCTGGTGTACGGGCTGAACACCTGGCTGCCGGAGATCATGCGGCAGGCCGGGTACCCGCTCGGCGCCGCGCTCGGGCTGCTGCTGACGCTGAACCTCGGGGGAGTGGCCGGCCTGGTCGTGGCCGGGCGGGTCGCCGACCGGGTGGGCGTACGGGGTTCCGCCATCGGCTGGTTCGCCGGGGCGGCGGTGTTCCTCGCCCTGCTGAGCGTGAAACTGCCCGGGCCCGCGCTGTACGTGGCGGTGTTCCTCACCGGCGGGTTCGTGTTCAGCGCGCAGGTGCTGGTCTACGCCTACGTCGGGCGCACCTACGGCGACGCGTTCCGGGCCACCGGCCTCGGCTGGGCCGCCGGGATCGGACGGCTGGGCGCCATCTCGGGCCCGCTGGTCGGCGGCGCCCTGCTGAGCGCGGGAATCGCGTACCCGTGGGGTTTCTACGCCTTCGCCGCGGTCGGGGTGCTGGGCGCGCTGGCCATCTCGGCGGCGGCCGGTGCCCGCGGTCAGGACGCGGGATAG
- a CDS encoding flavodoxin family protein: MTALRAVALTCSLKPSPAPSSTELIATQLLDELRGHGVDGESIRVVDHDVRPGTEKDMGDGDEWPSIRDKVLGADILVLASPTWVGHMSSVAQRVLERLDAELSETDDEGRPLMFGKVAVTAVVGNEDGAHKITADLFQALNDTGFTVPAQGGTYWNGEAMTPGDYNDLDETPKAVASTNATLARNAVHLAKHLRTHPYPAS; this comes from the coding sequence ATGACCGCACTACGAGCAGTGGCACTGACCTGCAGCCTCAAGCCGTCCCCGGCCCCGTCGAGCACCGAGCTGATCGCCACGCAGTTGCTGGACGAACTGCGCGGGCACGGGGTCGACGGCGAGTCGATCCGCGTGGTCGACCACGACGTCCGGCCCGGCACCGAGAAGGACATGGGCGACGGCGACGAGTGGCCGTCCATTCGCGACAAGGTGCTCGGCGCGGACATCCTGGTGCTGGCGTCACCGACCTGGGTCGGCCACATGTCCAGCGTGGCGCAGCGGGTGCTGGAGCGACTGGACGCCGAACTGTCCGAAACGGACGACGAGGGCCGCCCGCTGATGTTCGGCAAGGTCGCGGTGACCGCGGTGGTCGGCAACGAGGACGGCGCGCACAAGATCACCGCCGACCTGTTCCAGGCGCTCAACGACACCGGCTTCACCGTGCCCGCCCAGGGCGGCACCTACTGGAACGGCGAGGCGATGACGCCCGGCGACTACAACGACCTCGACGAGACCCCGAAGGCGGTCGCCTCGACGAACGCCACGCTCGCCCGCAACGCCGTCCACCTCGCCAAGCACCTGCGGACGCACCCCTATCCCGCGTCCTGA
- a CDS encoding SDR family oxidoreductase has protein sequence MSKEHNQPPQGQRPPGDTGDMRPEPRDEMAGYQGRELLAGRRALITGGDSGIGRAVAVAFAKEGADVAIAYLEEDEDAKHTAELVRAEGRRCELLPGDLAEAAQCSRVVERTVEALGGLDILVNNVATQWPVDSPEELTEQQWMRTFDVNIHSYFRVTAAALPHLGEGDVIINTGSVNGLRGNKSLIDYSATKGAVHAWTYSMAQALADKGIRINCVAPGPVWTPLIPSTFDEEKVAEFGQQVPYQRAAQPDEIAPSFVFFASNRLSSYYTGEVLAPLGGETTPG, from the coding sequence ATGAGCAAAGAGCACAACCAGCCCCCGCAAGGACAGCGACCGCCGGGTGACACCGGGGACATGCGGCCGGAGCCCCGCGACGAAATGGCCGGCTACCAGGGCCGTGAGCTGCTGGCCGGCCGCCGCGCGCTGATCACCGGTGGTGACTCCGGCATCGGCCGCGCGGTCGCGGTGGCCTTCGCGAAGGAGGGCGCCGACGTCGCGATCGCCTACCTGGAGGAGGACGAGGACGCCAAGCACACCGCGGAACTCGTCCGCGCCGAAGGGCGCCGCTGCGAACTGCTGCCCGGTGATCTCGCCGAGGCCGCGCAGTGCTCGCGGGTGGTGGAGCGGACCGTGGAAGCGCTGGGCGGACTGGACATCCTGGTGAACAACGTGGCCACCCAGTGGCCGGTCGACTCGCCGGAGGAACTGACCGAGCAGCAGTGGATGCGCACCTTCGACGTCAACATCCACAGCTACTTCCGGGTCACCGCCGCCGCCCTGCCGCACCTCGGCGAAGGCGACGTCATCATCAACACCGGTTCGGTCAACGGCCTGCGCGGCAACAAGTCCCTGATCGACTACTCGGCCACCAAGGGGGCCGTGCACGCCTGGACCTACTCGATGGCGCAGGCGCTGGCGGACAAGGGGATCCGGATCAACTGCGTGGCGCCGGGTCCGGTGTGGACACCGCTGATCCCGTCCACCTTCGACGAGGAGAAGGTGGCGGAGTTCGGGCAGCAGGTGCCCTACCAGCGGGCGGCGCAGCCGGACGAGATCGCGCCGTCGTTCGTGTTCTTCGCGTCGAACCGGTTGTCCTCGTACTACACGGGCGAGGTGCTGGCCCCGCTCGGCGGCGAGACGACGCCGGGATGA
- a CDS encoding DUF4383 domain-containing protein, translating into MTTVVRLAALAIGLIYLLLGVLGFTVAEHPGQIGPGAENTVWIFSVSSVQNVLHVAVGLLGLAAATRAAGARIYGIGLFVVFIGMTAFGVLASSADTPGNVLNLNWAANWLHGLTALAGLAMWLSSRRTPERT; encoded by the coding sequence GTGACCACCGTGGTCAGGCTCGCGGCACTCGCCATCGGGCTGATCTACCTGCTGCTCGGCGTGCTCGGCTTCACCGTGGCCGAGCACCCCGGGCAGATCGGGCCCGGTGCCGAGAACACGGTGTGGATCTTCAGCGTGAGTTCCGTGCAGAACGTGCTGCACGTGGCGGTCGGCCTGCTCGGCCTGGCCGCGGCCACCCGGGCGGCCGGTGCCCGGATCTACGGCATCGGGCTGTTCGTGGTGTTCATCGGCATGACCGCGTTCGGCGTGCTGGCCAGCAGCGCGGACACGCCCGGCAACGTGCTGAACCTGAACTGGGCGGCCAACTGGCTCCACGGCCTGACCGCACTGGCCGGGCTGGCGATGTGGCTCAGCTCCCGCCGCACCCCCGAGCGCACGTGA
- a CDS encoding CocE/NonD family hydrolase, with protein sequence MRTVTQLPKQIIEEENVWIPLPDGQRLAARIWRPADSAEHPVPGILEYIPYRKRDLTAGRDAIHHPYLAGHGYACVRVDIRGSGESDGVLTDEYLEQEQLDAEEALAWIADQPWCTGSTGMMGISWGGFAALQVAARKPPSLKAIVISSFTDDRYGDDMHYMGGCLLSDNLAEASTMFAYSTLPPDPALVGDRWREMWRERLEDSGLWIENWLSHQRRDDYWRHASVCENYSDVQCPVLASSGWADGYSNGVFRLMRHLDVPRKGLIGPWSHKYPHLGAPGPAIGYLQEVVRWWDHWLAGRENDVMDEPMLRVWMQDSVPPSTAYETRPGRWVGEPSWPSPHIEPSVHSLDAHRIARPGEEVTERGLEIESPLSVGQFSGKWASYNAPPDLPYDQREEDGGSLVFETDPLTERCEILGAPSVELEVEASEPVAMVAVRLSDVYPDGRATRVTYGLLNLTHRNGHETPEPLEPGRRYRVSVEMNGVAQVFPPGHRIRLSLSTSYWPLAWPPPSRTRVKVYTGASTVRLPVRPVAEPDELPLRPFDEPEGAPPLTVTQLRPGEQRWTVSRDLVDYESALEIVKDSGEDYFEDIDLRVARRAYERYSWLADDFSSARGETAWTMTFARGEWESRTETHTVLTCTPTEFILHAELDGYEGDHRVFSRNWHRVIPRDLV encoded by the coding sequence ATGCGTACGGTGACCCAACTGCCGAAGCAGATCATCGAGGAGGAGAACGTCTGGATCCCGCTGCCGGACGGGCAGCGCCTGGCCGCGCGGATCTGGCGCCCGGCCGATTCGGCCGAGCACCCGGTGCCCGGGATCCTGGAGTACATCCCCTACCGGAAACGGGATCTGACCGCCGGCCGCGACGCCATCCACCACCCGTACCTCGCCGGGCACGGGTACGCCTGCGTGCGGGTGGACATCCGCGGTTCCGGCGAGTCCGACGGGGTGCTCACCGACGAGTACCTCGAACAGGAGCAGCTCGACGCCGAGGAGGCGCTGGCCTGGATCGCCGACCAGCCCTGGTGCACCGGGAGCACCGGCATGATGGGCATTTCCTGGGGTGGCTTCGCCGCGCTGCAGGTCGCGGCCAGGAAACCGCCGAGCCTCAAGGCGATCGTCATCTCGTCGTTCACCGACGACCGCTACGGCGACGACATGCACTACATGGGCGGCTGCCTGCTCTCGGACAACCTCGCCGAGGCGTCCACCATGTTCGCCTACTCGACGCTGCCGCCGGACCCGGCGCTGGTCGGCGACCGCTGGCGCGAGATGTGGCGGGAACGCCTGGAGGACAGCGGCCTGTGGATCGAGAACTGGCTCTCGCACCAGCGGCGCGACGACTACTGGCGGCACGCGTCGGTGTGCGAGAACTACAGCGACGTCCAGTGCCCGGTGCTGGCCTCCAGCGGCTGGGCCGACGGGTACTCCAACGGCGTGTTCCGGCTGATGCGCCACCTCGACGTGCCGCGCAAGGGGCTGATCGGGCCGTGGTCGCACAAGTACCCGCACCTCGGCGCGCCCGGCCCGGCCATCGGGTACCTGCAGGAGGTGGTCCGCTGGTGGGACCACTGGCTGGCGGGGCGCGAGAACGACGTGATGGACGAGCCGATGCTGCGCGTGTGGATGCAGGACAGCGTGCCGCCGTCGACCGCGTACGAGACCCGGCCCGGCCGCTGGGTCGGTGAGCCGAGCTGGCCGTCCCCGCACATCGAGCCGTCGGTCCACTCACTCGACGCACACCGGATCGCCCGGCCGGGCGAAGAGGTCACCGAGCGTGGCCTGGAGATCGAGTCACCGCTGTCGGTCGGGCAGTTCTCCGGGAAGTGGGCTTCCTACAACGCCCCGCCGGACCTGCCGTACGACCAGCGCGAGGAGGACGGCGGTTCGCTCGTGTTCGAGACCGATCCGCTGACCGAGCGCTGCGAGATCCTGGGTGCGCCCAGCGTGGAGCTTGAGGTGGAGGCGAGCGAGCCGGTGGCGATGGTCGCCGTCCGGCTGTCCGACGTCTACCCCGACGGCCGGGCCACCCGGGTCACCTACGGGCTGCTGAACCTGACCCACCGGAACGGGCACGAGACGCCCGAACCGCTGGAGCCGGGGCGGCGGTACCGGGTGTCGGTGGAAATGAACGGGGTGGCGCAGGTGTTCCCGCCCGGCCACCGCATCCGGTTGTCACTGTCCACTTCGTACTGGCCGCTGGCGTGGCCGCCGCCGAGCCGCACCCGGGTGAAGGTGTACACCGGGGCGAGCACGGTCCGGTTGCCGGTGCGGCCGGTGGCCGAGCCGGACGAGCTGCCGCTGCGGCCGTTCGACGAGCCGGAGGGCGCGCCGCCGCTGACGGTGACCCAGCTGCGGCCCGGGGAGCAGCGGTGGACGGTCAGCCGTGACCTGGTGGACTACGAGTCGGCGCTGGAGATCGTCAAGGACAGCGGTGAGGACTACTTCGAGGACATCGACCTGCGGGTGGCCAGGCGGGCGTACGAGCGCTACAGCTGGCTCGCCGACGACTTCTCGTCGGCCCGCGGGGAGACGGCGTGGACGATGACCTTCGCGCGGGGTGAGTGGGAGTCGCGCACGGAGACCCACACCGTGCTGACCTGCACGCCCACCGAGTTCATCCTGCACGCCGAGTTGGACGGCTACGAAGGCGACCACCGCGTGTTCTCCCGGAACTGGCACCGCGTGATCCCCCGCGACCTGGTGTGA